Genomic segment of Candidatus Neomarinimicrobiota bacterium:
AATTCGGCAATATCTTCGAGTGAAGCTGTAAGATATCCATTAGAATCAAGGTTCCATATGATCTCTTCTCCGATTTTTAATTCCATTTCACCTAAATCGAGCTCACGGAATTGATCTAACAGGTATTCTTTAAAAGACTTTCGTGCGATTTGCGGGACTTCATATTCTTCAATGTTTTTATCTACAGGCGCTTTATGCGTGTAGTTATCATCGTTATCGAAGAAATCTTCAACGTCAAATTCATCGTCATTTTCAGTTTCATCCGTTTCTACTTCTAAAGCAGGATCGGTGATCTCATCAAGTTCAAGAACCGGATTCATCTCAAGTTCGTTATGAATTCTGAGTTCGAGAGCCTGAATTTGAAGCTGTAGAAGACTTGACAGCAGAATTTGCTGAGGTGATTGAACTAGCTTTAAACTTTGAGTTTGTCTAAGTTCTAACACGGTTACCTGTCCAACCTAAATTTATCACCGAGATAAAGTTTTCTTGCATCAGGATCATCGGCGAGAAACTCGCTGGTTCCCTCTGTAAATATTTTTCCCTCATACAATAAATATGCTCTGTCCGTAATGGAAAGCGTTTCATGTACATTGTGGTCCGTAATTAAAACTCCTATTCCTCGCTTTTTCAGGTCTAAGACTATATTTTGAATTTCCTCTACCGCAATCGGGTCAATTCCTGAAAATGGTTCATCAAGTAAGATAAAATCAGGTTCGGTCAGCAGAGCGCGGCATATTTCGGTACGTCTCCTTTCACCGCCTGAAAGCTGATAACCTTTTTGTTTCCTGATGTGAGTGATGGACAGGTCATTAAGATAACGCTCAATTCTGATGGAAATTTCTTTTGATGACAGCTTCATTGTTTCGAGGATCAATCTCAAATTATCTTCTACGGAGAGGCGACGGAATACCGATGGTTCCTGCGACAAATACCCTATTCCCAACCGCGCTCTTTTATACATCGGCATAGATGTTATGTTCTGTTTTTCGAGATATACTTGGCCGCTGTTAGGTTGTATCATCCCTGTAATAATATAAAAAGTTGTGGTTTTTCCCGCGCCGTTCGGGCCTAAGAGTCCCACTATTTCACCCTTATTCACTTCGAGACTCACTCCTTTTACTACCTCTTTATTCCCGTAGTGCTTATACAGTCCTTTGACGCCAAGTGTCTTTGAAAAACTAAATTTCGTCATCTTTACCCACTAATCTCGTAGTTTTCCCCTTCGGCTTTTTTATTGTCCAGCTATTCAGCGCGGCATCTGATTCGAATCCGACACCGTATAATGTATCCGTTCCTGTAGTTATCATAACGTCCAGTTCAGAAAATATTTTTTGGCGTCTATTGCTCCAAAGAAGTTTTTCTGTGTGAAGAGTTTCTCCGCTGTCAGAAACAACCACCACATTCCCGGTTGCCGTTAAGTCGTTTAATCTTTCATTTACTTCACCTGCATCAGCCGTAAGTTGAGATGTATGAATATCTTGATCGTTGAAAAAATCCACTGTTAATCCTTCATCCATAATCAATACATTCTTTTTATCGAATTTGATAATATGACCTGCTTTGACCAGAGCGATTTTCCTTCCGCTTGAGGTCAATATGATCTGCGTATTCCATGATTCCTGGTCTGGCATAAGCTCGGTTTCCGAATCGGTTATTTCCTCCTCCTCACGCTGATTATCACAAGCCGTAACTATACTTAAAATTGCTAAAATTGTTAAAATCTTATATAGCTGCGGGATTCGCATTTATTTTATTCCCGCTTCAAGCAAATCATGAAGGTGGAGCATACCAATAGGCTTGTTATCATCATCTACAACTATGATCTGAAGGATATTATGTTGTTCGAGAATCGCCAGAGCTTCCACAGCTAATGATTCAGGCGCTGCTACTTTCGGACTTACGGACATAGCGTCCGATGCTTTGGTCTTTAGGATTCCTTCGCCTTTTTCCAGTTCACGCCTGAGATCGCCTTCTGTTACCAATCCTTTCAGAATGCCATCGGAGTCTACGATACAAACCGCGCCAAATCGTTTATGGTTCATCTCAAGAATTACATCGCTGAAAAGCGAATCTTCTTTCAGGAGGGGAAGCTGATCGCCGGAATACATCAAGTCTGATACGGTTGTGAGAAGTTTTTTGCCGAGATTTCCGCCCGGATGTATCGAGGCAAAATCTTCCATTGTAAATCCACGCCGTTCAAGGAGAGCCACCGCGAGAGCATCGCCTAATACCATAGCCGCTGTGCTGCTTGCGGTGGGAGCGAGATCATGCGGACAGGCTTCTTCTTTTACGCTGGCATCCAAAACCACATCAGAAATGCGCGCAAGCGGTGAATCCAATTTTCCTGTTATAGTTATTATTTTTACGCCAATATTTTTCAACGGAGGCACAAGCGCGTTAAGTTCTTCGGTGTTACCGCTTTTCGTCACAATCAAAATTACGTCTTCTTCCCTGACGACTCCAAGATCGCCGTGAAGTCCCTCGGCGGCATGGATGAAAAACGCCGAGGTGCCGGTACTTGCGAGAGTCGCTGCAATTTTTCGCGCAACAAGTCCGCTTTTTCCTACGCCGCTCACAATAACTCTTCCCTTGCAGTGATACACCATCTCCACGGCCTGGGCAAATTTTTCGTCAATCCGTTCGCCGAGAGAGGCAACCGCATCTGCTTCCACCCTGATAACTTCTTTCGCTTTTTCTATCATCAGCTTCGAATTCATCAGTTTTCCTCTTCAACAGTGTATGATGCTATTTCGCTGATTACCCGGTTAAGCTTACCCTGCGCTTTAAGCAGCAAATCAGTCGTTTCCCGTACTGCTCCGTGGCCACCTTTTCTTTCGGTCACATAATCAGCGGCGTCAGTTACCAGAGGATTTCCATCTGCCGGAGAAACGCTGAATCCTACTTTTTTAAAAATCGGGAGGTCAAGAATATCATCTCCGATGTGTAAAATCTCTTCATCAGACAAGTTATGTTCCGATTTTATCTCTTCATAAGCAATCATCTTGTCCATATAACCCTGATACACTCCATCAAATTTCAGTTCCTCACCGCGTTTTGCCACTGATTGGGACGTTCTGCCCGTAAGTATAAAGACTTTTATTCCGGCTCTTTTTGTCATACTGATTCCCATGCCGTCCTTAGCGTCAAATCGCTTAAATTCCTGTCCATCTGTCCCAAGAATTATACCGCCGTCGGTCATTACTCCGTCAATATCCGTAATAAGCGCTCTGATTTTTTTCAGCGCTTCAATTTGTGAGGAATCGATCATAATTGCTCGAAACCCCTTGTGAGATCATGAACAGATTTCAGCTGCGCCACTAACGGTTCAAGATCGTCCAACCGCCATTGACTCGACGCATCACAAAGCGCTTCCGGCGGATTCGGATGAGCTTCTATGAAAACAGCGTCAACACCCGCAGCCACTCCTGCTCTTCCCAGAGTCGGTATGAATTCGGGCGTACCGCCTTTCGGGTCTTTCGATGGAATTCCATAGACACGAACGGAATGGGTAACGTCAAACACCACCGGATATCCTAAATTCCTCATTATTTGAAACGCTCTCATATCCACCACAAGATTCTTATAGCCGAACGAAACTCCACGCTCGGTAAGAATTATATTAGTGTTTCCTTCTTCTTCGATCTTTTGGATTACATTCTTGATATTCTCGGGAGCGATAAATTGCCCCTTTTTAATATTCACCGCTTTTGCTCGTCTGGCAACTTCAAGAGTCAGTTCGGTTTGCATACATAGGTAAGCGGGTATCTGCACTACATCAAGCACATCAGCCGCGGCAGCAACCTGTTCGATGCTGTGCACATCCGATAACAGGGGAAGACCGTACCTTTTTTTGACTTCCGAAAGTATCCGTAATCCTTCTTTCAAGCCGGGTCCCTGATAGGATTTCGAGGAAGAACGGTTGTCCTTCAGATAAGATGACTTATATATAATCGGAATTTTCAGAGATTCGGATATTTCCGCCAATTTTTCGGCGGTTGAGAACGCAATCTCCTCAGACTCAATAACGCACGGCCCGGCGATAAGGAGCAAACCCTCATTTCCACCGACTCTGATTCCGTCTATTTCCACAATCTTCGTCATATTACTTTTTTCCGGAAAGTTTCTGTTTTTTAACCGCTTTTACGAAATCTCTAAAGAGAGGATGAGTATCGAACACTCTCGATTTCAGTTCGGGATGAAATTGAGTTCCGACGAACCATGGATGATCCTTAATCTCAATAATTTCCGTTAGATTATCTCTTTCATTTATTCCGGAAAGAACCATACCCGCCTTCTCTAACCGCGCTTTATATTTATTGTTCAATTCATACCTGTGGCGGTGTCTCTCACTGATTTTTTTTCTACGGTAAGCTTTAGAGACGTTTGTGCCCGGTTTAAGTGTGCAGGGATATGCGCCTAACCGCATTGTTCCGCCTTTATTTTTTATACCCCTTTGATTCGCCATTATATCTATTATTGGAAAAGGGGTCTTGCGATTGAATTCTCTACTGTTAGCTTTGTCCAAACCGCAAACGTTACGCGCAAATTCTATCACGGCGCATTGCATTCCGAGACAAATCCCCAAAAACGGTATTTTATTTTCCCGGGCATATTTGGCAGCCTTTATTTTTCCCTCGACGCCCCGTTTACCGAAACCCGGCGGTATGAGGATACCATCCACTTTACCGAGTAATTTATCTTCATTACCTGAAATCTTCTGAGTATCCACCCATTTAATGTCAACATTGACCGAATTATCAACTCCGGCGTGAACAAACGCTTCAAGAATGCTTTTGTACGCATCGGCAAGTTTATTGTATTTCCCGCATACGGCGATAGTTACACTACCTTCAGGATTATTTAATTTATTTAAAAAATCTTCCCAGTCGGAAAAGTCAACTTTTGCTTTGGACAGACCAAGTTTCTCCGAAAGTAACTCACCAACTCCCGCGTTATTATATCGCAAAGGAATCTCATAAATGCTCTTAACGTCCCTCGCTTCAATGACGGACTTCGGCGTTACATTACAGAAAAGTGAGAGTTTGTCTCTGATACTTTTATCAAGTTTAGTTCCGGTTCTACAGAGGAGAATATCAGGCTGCAATCCGATTTCTCTTAATCGCATTACTGAATGTTGAGTCGGTTTTGTTTTCGATTCTTTTGAACTTTCAATATAAGGAATAAGGGTGAGATGAATGATAAAGGTGTTATCTTTTCCCTCTTGAATACAAAATTGGCGTATCGCTTCCAGGAAAGGCAGGCTTTCGATATCGCCCACTGTGCCACCCACTTCGGTTATCACAACATCAAATTTTTTCCCATTTCCCGATAGTCGTTTAATGGCATTTTTTATCTCGTCCGTAATGTGGGGGATCACCTGCACTGTCGCTCCGAGATAATCTCCTCTCCGTTCTTTGGTTATCACCGAGTTATAAACTTGCCCTGTAGTCAAATTATTCATCCGCGTCATATTCGTATGAATAAATCGTTCGTAATGGCCAAGGTCTAAATCGGTTTCTGCGCCGTCATCAGTTACATACACTTCTCCATGCTGATAAGGAGACATCGTGCCCGGATCGATATTTATGTAAGGATCGAATTTCTGTATCGTGACCGATAGTCCCTTTGCTTTTAATATCGCTCCCACAGAGGCAGCGGCGATTCCTTTGCCAAGCCCCGATATTACTCCACCGGTGAAAAAAATGTATTTGGTATTCTTTGCCACTAACCTTCCGCCCTTTCCATCATTAAATTATTCGCCCGCTCTAAATCGGCTTCCGTATCAATCGGAAACGCATGATAATTTGTTTCAACAAGATTTATTTTATAGCCGTGTTCAATTACTCGAAGTTGTTCAAGGCTTTCCGAAATCTCACGTGGTGTTCGCTCCAGGGCAATATATTTCATCAGAAATTCGTGCGTATATCCGTAAATTCCAATATGAATCCACTCATCAGAA
This window contains:
- the lptC gene encoding LPS export ABC transporter periplasmic protein LptC, whose amino-acid sequence is MRIPQLYKILTILAILSIVTACDNQREEEEITDSETELMPDQESWNTQIILTSSGRKIALVKAGHIIKFDKKNVLIMDEGLTVDFFNDQDIHTSQLTADAGEVNERLNDLTATGNVVVVSDSGETLHTEKLLWSNRRQKIFSELDVMITTGTDTLYGVGFESDAALNSWTIKKPKGKTTRLVGKDDEI
- a CDS encoding HAD hydrolase family protein, whose protein sequence is MIDSSQIEALKKIRALITDIDGVMTDGGIILGTDGQEFKRFDAKDGMGISMTKRAGIKVFILTGRTSQSVAKRGEELKFDGVYQGYMDKMIAYEEIKSEHNLSDEEILHIGDDILDLPIFKKVGFSVSPADGNPLVTDAADYVTERKGGHGAVRETTDLLLKAQGKLNRVISEIASYTVEEEN
- the lptB gene encoding LPS export ABC transporter ATP-binding protein; its protein translation is MTKFSFSKTLGVKGLYKHYGNKEVVKGVSLEVNKGEIVGLLGPNGAGKTTTFYIITGMIQPNSGQVYLEKQNITSMPMYKRARLGIGYLSQEPSVFRRLSVEDNLRLILETMKLSSKEISIRIERYLNDLSITHIRKQKGYQLSGGERRRTEICRALLTEPDFILLDEPFSGIDPIAVEEIQNIVLDLKKRGIGVLITDHNVHETLSITDRAYLLYEGKIFTEGTSEFLADDPDARKLYLGDKFRLDR
- a CDS encoding KpsF/GutQ family sugar-phosphate isomerase, yielding MNSKLMIEKAKEVIRVEADAVASLGERIDEKFAQAVEMVYHCKGRVIVSGVGKSGLVARKIAATLASTGTSAFFIHAAEGLHGDLGVVREEDVILIVTKSGNTEELNALVPPLKNIGVKIITITGKLDSPLARISDVVLDASVKEEACPHDLAPTASSTAAMVLGDALAVALLERRGFTMEDFASIHPGGNLGKKLLTTVSDLMYSGDQLPLLKEDSLFSDVILEMNHKRFGAVCIVDSDGILKGLVTEGDLRRELEKGEGILKTKASDAMSVSPKVAAPESLAVEALAILEQHNILQIIVVDDDNKPIGMLHLHDLLEAGIK
- a CDS encoding CTP synthase; protein product: MAKNTKYIFFTGGVISGLGKGIAAASVGAILKAKGLSVTIQKFDPYINIDPGTMSPYQHGEVYVTDDGAETDLDLGHYERFIHTNMTRMNNLTTGQVYNSVITKERRGDYLGATVQVIPHITDEIKNAIKRLSGNGKKFDVVITEVGGTVGDIESLPFLEAIRQFCIQEGKDNTFIIHLTLIPYIESSKESKTKPTQHSVMRLREIGLQPDILLCRTGTKLDKSIRDKLSLFCNVTPKSVIEARDVKSIYEIPLRYNNAGVGELLSEKLGLSKAKVDFSDWEDFLNKLNNPEGSVTIAVCGKYNKLADAYKSILEAFVHAGVDNSVNVDIKWVDTQKISGNEDKLLGKVDGILIPPGFGKRGVEGKIKAAKYARENKIPFLGICLGMQCAVIEFARNVCGLDKANSREFNRKTPFPIIDIMANQRGIKNKGGTMRLGAYPCTLKPGTNVSKAYRRKKISERHRHRYELNNKYKARLEKAGMVLSGINERDNLTEIIEIKDHPWFVGTQFHPELKSRVFDTHPLFRDFVKAVKKQKLSGKK
- the kdsA gene encoding 3-deoxy-8-phosphooctulonate synthase, whose amino-acid sequence is MTKIVEIDGIRVGGNEGLLLIAGPCVIESEEIAFSTAEKLAEISESLKIPIIYKSSYLKDNRSSSKSYQGPGLKEGLRILSEVKKRYGLPLLSDVHSIEQVAAAADVLDVVQIPAYLCMQTELTLEVARRAKAVNIKKGQFIAPENIKNVIQKIEEEGNTNIILTERGVSFGYKNLVVDMRAFQIMRNLGYPVVFDVTHSVRVYGIPSKDPKGGTPEFIPTLGRAGVAAGVDAVFIEAHPNPPEALCDASSQWRLDDLEPLVAQLKSVHDLTRGFEQL